The following are encoded in a window of Flavobacterium psychrotrophum genomic DNA:
- a CDS encoding tetratricopeptide repeat protein: MGNEQWRMGNYQEALKYFTQAYKKVKASGNEQETATLLNNLGLVHWRLENNSAAMECYTEAAALAEKTGMKRLLGLTYTNRALILKEERNFKAAFKQNNEAIGIFKALKEPRDLAIAYNNQGQIYRFSEAFNPALKYYLLSLEECKKINYYEGMATAYQNLSTVYAIQGNKEKALWAGHKCLNLSYKVNSKVRISEGLRELSHSYDIFNVQDSALYYFKKHYDVEKEVMEANQSNLLSKYQANLGIEVKNLRIKNLRNEKEIANSRFMLIAFCVLAALLISAFFIYRYLSAIKFRKKQLELELENSLQLIQVKEEELKTYIIDLTHKNNIINKLQDPGKLPPVSNEYDVNDLLEEKIFTDDGWDKFKRRFAAIYPDFFSRIKQSDIAVTEAEIRVLVLMRLKLNGNEMANILGISPQSVRACKMRLKKKLQTNDYESVELYLKHIVS; encoded by the coding sequence ATGGGTAATGAACAGTGGCGCATGGGTAATTACCAGGAAGCGTTGAAGTACTTTACACAGGCCTATAAAAAAGTAAAGGCATCGGGTAATGAACAGGAAACTGCAACATTACTCAACAATCTTGGGCTGGTGCACTGGCGCCTTGAAAATAACTCCGCTGCTATGGAGTGCTATACCGAAGCTGCCGCACTGGCAGAAAAAACCGGCATGAAAAGACTTTTAGGCCTTACCTACACCAACCGCGCCCTTATACTTAAAGAAGAACGCAACTTTAAGGCGGCCTTTAAACAAAATAACGAAGCCATCGGTATTTTTAAAGCACTTAAAGAACCGCGCGACCTTGCAATAGCCTATAATAACCAAGGGCAGATTTACAGGTTTTCAGAAGCCTTTAACCCTGCACTTAAATACTACCTGTTATCTTTAGAAGAATGCAAAAAGATAAATTATTATGAAGGTATGGCTACCGCGTACCAAAACCTAAGCACAGTATATGCCATACAGGGCAATAAAGAGAAAGCATTGTGGGCGGGGCACAAATGCCTTAATCTTAGTTATAAAGTAAACAGTAAAGTGCGTATTAGCGAGGGCCTTCGCGAATTATCTCATAGTTATGACATTTTTAATGTGCAGGATTCGGCATTATATTATTTTAAAAAGCACTATGATGTAGAAAAAGAGGTTATGGAAGCAAACCAAAGTAACCTACTGTCTAAATATCAGGCAAACCTGGGTATTGAGGTTAAAAACCTTCGGATTAAAAACCTTCGAAATGAGAAAGAAATTGCCAATAGCCGTTTTATGCTCATTGCATTTTGTGTATTGGCTGCATTGCTTATCTCGGCTTTTTTTATTTACCGTTACCTTTCGGCTATAAAATTCAGGAAAAAACAGCTGGAGCTAGAATTGGAAAACTCTTTACAACTCATTCAGGTAAAAGAAGAAGAACTCAAAACTTACATTATAGACCTTACCCACAAAAACAACATCATCAATAAACTACAAGACCCCGGTAAGCTTCCGCCTGTTAGTAATGAGTATGATGTTAACGACCTGTTAGAAGAAAAAATTTTTACCGATGATGGCTGGGATAAATTTAAAAGGCGTTTTGCTGCAATATATCCTGATTTCTTTAGTAGGATAAAGCAAAGTGATATTGCCGTAACAGAAGCCGAAATACGCGTGCTGGTACTGATGAGGCTTAAGCTTAACGGTAACGAGATGGCAAACATACTGGGTATATCTCCGCAAAGCGTAAGGGCATGTAAAATGAGGTTAAAGAAAAAGCTACAGACAAATGATTATGAAAGCGTAGAGCTATACCTGAAACATATCGTTTCTTAA
- a CDS encoding T9SS type A sorting domain-containing protein, translating into MKFTINSLVVLVATAALHTAAVAQSTNLKAQNGYEVSKASGSLYKLERWSSFKPNYSKTAITDPQQKMLEQMGTKPTAAYTTFSNEYEFYGGEAYKGNNVPYAAVTDGAGNTYITGGSTNENHPAGDFFTIKVGPDGQTLWEKREQATIYAVEYGMHIAFDNAGNIIVSGLKWNGADMDIRVIKYDTAGTKLWDTTFDNGAEGLEVPNGMTTDADGNIYITGIAWSGNSVDYLTLKYNSNGIKQWHHTENPTGSETWNEATAVTVDANGNVVVTGYSPNADGWLNYYTVKYNPQGSKLWEQAYNYQSTDPENVADVTNSVPLALTTDATGNIYVTGIFDTFLNRIGTIKYNAAGETQWIETYKSGSESTLGRKIALKNNTLYVAGSHAGGFADDGTVLISYNTDGTQNWVKETTDLIETTNTMLSFDTAGNIITSAKGMTPGAEEWEQDVAARAYKYTPEGNLLGQAAFVISTSDGTASMSDMAGTGIDNAGNLYFTVNSFYSENGPVIETVKSGFGDTAPEAIWNALYTNTGSPGATMLNSFADNNGNTFSTGSYFTFSDGMLNANYFIVKHDAEGNVDWNVIYNAENGNAAEGIIGRVDANGNAYICLLPGFEQFPPQLKVIKISPQGTQVWSAAIELYSPVVTVLEPQADGSVYLGGTAYETEESTTASFLGIKFSADGAQQWKTYMPGISGNNIYQINAGKVDANGHLILAGTHGSGNFMAQQVSLTAVQFNADGTPGWITPVTVDSGSSSGTNLHIAANNSIYINGFTQNNDTFDQDIITAKISDTGDVLWSNTFGEDDTNERSYTVKPFSNGDVGVIGYSLAINGDIHNTLVKYSATGEELWNFASENMRYYNDFHIDGSDVCYIMDQVTIDPFPHKIFNEPFPMASLITVDGNGQNSSEEFFVGPEYAEFYGKRLVPHTDNRLLLAGSVGNQAFYEGTYFFETEHDGTLSLPGVQTPTKTQNVLGQNYPNPVDGATTIPFKLKNGGKAVLRLYNAQGRFIKEIANDIYAVGDNTVAFDAKGLKTGIYFYQIESNGFKQAKKMVVK; encoded by the coding sequence ATGAAATTTACTATTAACTCTCTTGTTGTTTTAGTAGCTACAGCAGCACTGCATACGGCCGCTGTAGCACAAAGCACAAACCTTAAGGCTCAAAATGGCTATGAAGTATCTAAAGCCAGTGGCAGCCTTTATAAATTAGAACGCTGGAGCTCTTTTAAACCTAATTATAGCAAGACAGCCATTACAGACCCTCAGCAAAAAATGCTGGAGCAAATGGGTACTAAACCCACCGCAGCATATACTACTTTTTCTAACGAGTATGAATTTTATGGTGGTGAGGCTTATAAAGGAAATAATGTACCCTATGCTGCTGTTACAGATGGCGCCGGGAATACTTATATAACAGGAGGCAGTACTAATGAAAACCATCCGGCGGGTGATTTTTTTACCATCAAGGTGGGTCCCGATGGACAAACACTTTGGGAAAAACGCGAACAGGCAACTATTTATGCGGTAGAATATGGCATGCACATAGCCTTTGACAATGCAGGAAACATAATTGTATCTGGGCTTAAGTGGAACGGTGCTGATATGGATATTCGTGTTATTAAATACGACACAGCAGGTACAAAACTATGGGACACTACTTTTGATAACGGTGCAGAAGGACTTGAAGTACCCAATGGTATGACAACTGATGCTGATGGCAATATCTATATTACAGGAATTGCATGGTCTGGCAATTCGGTCGATTACCTTACCCTAAAATACAACAGTAATGGTATTAAACAATGGCACCATACCGAAAACCCTACGGGCTCAGAAACATGGAACGAGGCAACTGCGGTAACGGTTGACGCTAATGGCAATGTTGTGGTTACCGGTTACAGCCCTAACGCAGACGGATGGCTAAATTATTATACTGTTAAGTACAACCCTCAAGGTAGTAAACTATGGGAACAAGCATATAACTACCAGAGCACTGACCCTGAAAACGTTGCAGATGTAACAAATTCTGTACCTCTTGCTCTTACTACAGATGCCACCGGAAACATTTATGTTACAGGTATTTTTGACACTTTCCTGAATCGAATTGGCACGATAAAATACAATGCCGCAGGAGAAACACAATGGATAGAAACTTATAAAAGTGGCAGTGAGTCAACGCTTGGCAGGAAAATAGCGCTAAAGAACAATACCCTGTATGTAGCCGGTAGCCACGCGGGCGGTTTTGCCGATGACGGAACAGTATTGATATCTTACAATACCGACGGTACTCAAAATTGGGTTAAAGAAACTACAGACCTTATTGAAACCACAAATACCATGCTGTCTTTTGATACCGCCGGCAACATTATAACGTCGGCTAAGGGTATGACTCCCGGTGCCGAAGAATGGGAACAGGACGTAGCGGCACGCGCTTACAAATACACCCCCGAAGGGAATCTTTTAGGGCAGGCTGCGTTTGTAATATCTACATCAGACGGTACTGCAAGTATGTCAGATATGGCTGGTACAGGTATTGATAACGCTGGCAATCTTTACTTTACTGTAAACTCTTTTTACAGCGAAAATGGCCCTGTTATAGAAACCGTTAAATCAGGTTTTGGCGACACTGCACCTGAAGCCATCTGGAATGCGTTATACACTAACACCGGATCTCCGGGTGCCACAATGCTCAATTCATTTGCAGACAATAACGGCAACACGTTCTCTACAGGTTCTTATTTTACGTTTAGCGATGGTATGCTTAATGCCAACTATTTTATTGTTAAACATGATGCCGAAGGAAACGTAGACTGGAATGTGATATATAACGCCGAAAATGGTAATGCGGCAGAAGGCATTATAGGCCGGGTAGATGCAAACGGAAATGCTTACATATGCCTGTTGCCGGGCTTTGAGCAGTTTCCTCCTCAATTAAAAGTTATTAAAATTTCTCCGCAAGGTACCCAGGTTTGGTCGGCAGCTATTGAGCTTTACAGTCCGGTAGTTACTGTTTTAGAACCGCAGGCAGATGGCTCTGTGTATCTTGGAGGTACTGCTTATGAGACCGAAGAAAGCACTACTGCCTCTTTCCTTGGTATTAAATTTTCAGCAGATGGCGCACAGCAATGGAAAACCTATATGCCGGGAATAAGTGGCAATAATATTTATCAGATTAATGCCGGAAAAGTTGATGCTAATGGCCACCTTATACTTGCCGGTACACACGGCAGTGGCAACTTTATGGCTCAGCAGGTAAGCCTGACTGCCGTACAATTTAATGCCGACGGAACACCGGGCTGGATTACACCTGTAACGGTGGACAGTGGATCATCTTCGGGTACAAACCTCCACATCGCAGCGAATAACAGTATTTATATAAATGGTTTTACCCAAAACAATGATACTTTTGATCAGGATATTATAACCGCAAAAATAAGCGATACAGGCGATGTGCTGTGGAGCAATACCTTTGGCGAAGATGACACGAATGAGCGCTCTTACACTGTTAAACCCTTTAGCAATGGAGATGTAGGGGTTATAGGCTACAGCCTTGCTATTAACGGAGATATACACAACACACTTGTAAAGTATAGTGCTACGGGCGAAGAGCTTTGGAATTTTGCATCAGAAAACATGCGCTATTATAACGATTTTCATATCGATGGGTCTGATGTATGTTATATTATGGATCAGGTTACTATAGATCCTTTCCCACACAAAATTTTTAATGAACCCTTCCCTATGGCATCTTTGATTACTGTTGACGGTAACGGACAGAATAGCAGTGAGGAATTTTTTGTAGGGCCTGAATATGCTGAGTTTTATGGCAAGAGGCTGGTACCGCATACTGATAACAGGCTGCTCCTGGCAGGCAGCGTGGGTAACCAGGCGTTTTATGAAGGCACTTACTTTTTTGAAACAGAACACGACGGCACGCTTAGCTTACCGGGCGTACAAACCCCCACTAAAACACAAAATGTACTGGGACAAAACTATCCCAACCCTGTAGATGGTGCCACTACAATACCTTTCAAACTAAAAAACGGCGGTAAAGCGGTATTGAGGCTATACAACGCTCAGGGCAGATTTATAAAAGAAATTGCTAATGATATTTATGCTGTAGGCGATAACACCGTAGCATTTGATGCTAAAGGCCTGAAAACCGGTATCTATTTTTACCAAATAGAGTCGAATGGCTTTAAACAGGCAAAAAAAATGGTAGTTAAATAA
- a CDS encoding anti-sigma factor, whose translation MEEYIASGTLEFYVYGLLSEQENIEVNEMAKKHKEVASEILAIEKAVINLSYAVSPHLSAENFEKIRQKLIEKHNGVVQLEPKRGTSQYIGWAAAVVFMLGFAYQYVKHNEAAEQVKGTTAQRSKFEAMLADAQKRNTEHENALAIVRDTLNTPVKLAGQAAAPQAYATVYVNKVSKDVYVDVSGLPKAPEGKAYQVWALKLDPFTPTSIGVIDDQTLRSGMFKLDSNAGVQAFGITLEPAGGSKAPTLDQLYTLGKV comes from the coding sequence ATGGAAGAATACATAGCGTCCGGAACCCTTGAGTTTTATGTGTACGGGCTTTTGTCTGAACAGGAAAACATTGAGGTTAACGAAATGGCAAAAAAGCATAAAGAGGTAGCCAGCGAGATCCTTGCAATAGAAAAGGCGGTCATTAACCTGTCTTATGCCGTATCGCCACACCTATCTGCAGAGAATTTTGAAAAAATACGCCAGAAGCTTATCGAAAAGCATAATGGTGTAGTACAGCTAGAACCTAAGCGTGGCACAAGCCAGTATATTGGCTGGGCCGCCGCAGTGGTATTTATGCTGGGCTTTGCTTATCAATACGTTAAACACAATGAGGCTGCTGAACAGGTTAAGGGCACTACAGCACAGCGTTCTAAATTTGAAGCAATGCTGGCCGATGCGCAAAAGCGTAATACCGAGCATGAAAACGCCCTTGCTATTGTGCGCGATACACTAAACACCCCTGTAAAACTTGCCGGCCAGGCGGCAGCGCCACAGGCATATGCTACCGTATATGTAAACAAAGTAAGCAAAGATGTATATGTCGATGTATCAGGACTACCAAAAGCACCCGAAGGTAAGGCTTATCAGGTATGGGCACTTAAACTTGATCCCTTTACCCCTACCAGTATTGGTGTAATTGACGACCAAACGCTGCGCAGCGGAATGTTTAAGCTTGACAGTAATGCCGGGGTACAAGCATTTGGTATAACACTAGAGCCTGCCGGTGGTAGCAAAGCGCCTACACTTGACCAATTATATACTTTAGGTAAAGTTTAA
- a CDS encoding RNA polymerase sigma factor, producing MTQEQLLEQIYKKDGKAFTTLYDMYSKSLYGVIFNLLKDKEESEDVLQDVFVKIWKNIDTYNEGKGRFFTWIVNIARNSSIDRLRSKSHNNSKKNLSADNFVHILDHNTSVTNKIDAIGIREFINKLKPKCIKIIDLLFFKGYTQQEASDELQIPLGTVKTQNRNCIGELKNLLQE from the coding sequence ATGACACAGGAACAATTACTGGAACAAATTTACAAAAAAGACGGCAAAGCCTTTACCACACTGTACGACATGTATTCTAAAAGCCTCTATGGTGTTATCTTTAATCTTTTAAAAGATAAAGAAGAAAGCGAAGATGTGTTGCAGGATGTATTTGTAAAGATCTGGAAAAATATCGACACCTATAACGAAGGCAAAGGCCGCTTTTTTACCTGGATAGTAAATATAGCGCGCAATTCGTCTATAGACAGGCTGCGGAGCAAGAGCCACAACAACAGCAAGAAAAACCTATCTGCCGATAATTTCGTACATATACTTGACCATAACACAAGTGTTACCAATAAGATAGACGCTATAGGCATACGCGAATTTATAAACAAGCTTAAGCCAAAGTGTATTAAGATTATTGACTTGCTTTTCTTTAAAGGCTACACCCAGCAGGAAGCTTCAGATGAGTTGCAAATACCCTTGGGTACTGTAAAAACACAGAACAGGAATTGTATAGGCGAATTAAAAAATTTATTACAAGAATAA
- a CDS encoding TrmH family RNA methyltransferase, whose amino-acid sequence MKNTSDANYLSYLETFISENRKERFLEILAQRSKHFTVAVEDIFQLHNTSAVLRTCEVFGVQELNVIEEKYGKTIDKEIALGAQKWVDVNRYSSTGECIKKLRNRGYRIIATSPHEESCFLEDFDVTQPAALFFGTERLGLSDEVLREADGFLKIPMIGFTESLNISSSAAIIIQHLSSRLRRSDIKWQLTEDEMLEKRIDWAQKTIKDIDFVTSRYLESV is encoded by the coding sequence ATGAAAAATACATCAGATGCCAACTACCTTTCTTACCTTGAAACTTTTATAAGCGAAAATAGAAAAGAAAGATTTTTAGAGATACTCGCGCAGCGCAGCAAGCATTTTACAGTAGCGGTAGAAGATATTTTTCAGTTGCACAATACCAGTGCCGTACTACGCACCTGCGAAGTATTTGGCGTTCAGGAGCTGAATGTTATTGAAGAGAAATACGGGAAAACCATTGATAAGGAAATTGCACTGGGTGCCCAGAAGTGGGTAGATGTTAACCGATACAGTTCTACAGGAGAGTGTATAAAAAAATTGCGCAACAGGGGATACCGTATTATTGCTACATCGCCACACGAAGAATCCTGCTTTTTAGAAGATTTTGATGTTACCCAACCGGCGGCATTATTCTTTGGAACAGAAAGGCTGGGCCTGAGTGACGAGGTATTGCGCGAAGCTGACGGATTTTTAAAAATACCCATGATAGGCTTTACCGAAAGCCTTAATATATCATCTTCTGCCGCTATAATTATACAGCACCTAAGCAGCCGCTTAAGGCGTAGTGATATAAAATGGCAGTTAACCGAAGATGAAATGCTTGAAAAGCGTATAGATTGGGCACAAAAAACGATAAAAGATATCGACTTTGTTACCTCAAGATATCTCGAAAGCGTTTAA
- a CDS encoding carboxypeptidase-like regulatory domain-containing protein: protein MRYFVVFFITLLSLTAHSQTEKGKSSVTGTLVSDITLLPIYGVDVININKVKGAVSDDKGNFTIEATANDTLHISFIGYQPIKVRVTNDWINNKNVTRIKLTERSKVLDEVVINKYNLTGFLQIDSKLAPVQDKNYRYGIAGLNLGYEGGSNSPGAFSRILSSAFNPADLLNNVFGKKPTEMRRLREMKKDDAVRNALASKFDRETLAALLGVTKEDIADILERCNYSEDFIKTANDLQIMDAISGCYEDYKAIRH from the coding sequence ATGAGGTATTTTGTAGTTTTTTTTATCACGTTACTTTCACTCACAGCACATTCTCAAACTGAGAAAGGCAAATCAAGCGTTACAGGTACACTCGTATCAGACATAACACTGCTACCCATATATGGCGTAGATGTTATTAATATCAACAAAGTTAAAGGCGCCGTAAGCGACGACAAGGGTAACTTTACCATAGAAGCTACAGCTAACGATACACTCCATATTTCCTTTATAGGCTACCAGCCCATTAAAGTGCGCGTTACTAACGACTGGATAAACAATAAAAACGTAACCCGTATTAAACTTACTGAACGATCTAAAGTTCTTGATGAAGTAGTTATCAATAAATACAACCTTACCGGTTTTTTACAAATAGACAGTAAGCTTGCCCCTGTACAGGATAAGAACTACCGCTATGGCATTGCCGGCCTTAACCTGGGCTATGAAGGCGGATCTAACTCTCCGGGCGCATTTAGCAGAATCCTAAGCTCTGCATTTAACCCGGCAGACCTGCTAAACAATGTATTTGGCAAGAAGCCAACAGAGATGCGCAGATTGCGTGAAATGAAAAAGGACGATGCCGTGCGCAACGCCCTTGCCAGTAAATTTGACCGTGAAACACTTGCTGCACTGCTTGGTGTAACAAAAGAAGATATAGCAGATATATTAGAGCGCTGCAACTATAGCGAAGACTTTATTAAAACCGCTAACGACCTCCAGATAATGGATGCCATAAGTGGCTGTTATGAAGACTATAAAGCCATACGCCATTAA
- a CDS encoding DEAD/DEAH box helicase — MNKFELLGLSEPLIKAINDLGFENPSEVQEKAIPLLLEKDTDIVALAQTGTGKTAAFGFPLIQKIDPENRSTQALILSPTRELCLQITNEIKLYSKYIKGLHTVAVYGGASITEQAREIKRGAQVIVATPGRMQDMINRGLVNISKIDFCILDEADEMLNMGFYDDIVNILSTSPDEKSTWLFSATMPQEVARIAKEFMRKPLEITVGHKNSGSSTVSHEFYLVNARDRYEALKRIADGNPDIFSVIFCRTKRDTQAVAEKLIEDGYNAAALHGDLSQAQRDGVMKSFRGRQIQMLVATDVAARGIDVDNVTHVINYQLPDEIETYNHRSGRTGRAGKLGTSIVIITKSELRKISVIEKTIKQKFEEKTIPSGIEICEIQLLHLANKIHDVEVDSEINAYLPAIEEVMKDLTKEELIKKMVSVEFNRFINYYKKNKDLSAQSAGSDRRESNFSASADGAARYFINIGSRDDFDWMQLKDFLRDTLGLGRDDIFKVDVKEGFSFFNTDAQHADLVTSTLNAMHLEGRRINVEISKNDGGRNNGRRDHNGRSGGNGYGGGSYGGRNERRGESFGGSKPGGSRPPRRSDSAPRDRKPRRG; from the coding sequence ATGAACAAATTTGAACTATTGGGGCTAAGCGAGCCGCTTATCAAGGCGATTAACGACCTGGGTTTTGAAAACCCGTCGGAAGTACAGGAAAAAGCCATACCCCTACTATTGGAAAAAGATACCGACATTGTGGCACTAGCCCAAACCGGTACCGGCAAAACTGCAGCCTTTGGATTTCCGCTTATCCAGAAAATAGATCCTGAGAACAGGAGCACGCAGGCGCTTATATTATCGCCAACGCGTGAACTGTGCCTGCAGATTACAAACGAAATCAAGCTTTACTCGAAATATATAAAAGGGCTGCATACCGTAGCCGTTTATGGTGGTGCGAGCATAACAGAGCAGGCACGCGAAATAAAGCGTGGCGCACAGGTTATTGTAGCTACCCCGGGCCGTATGCAGGACATGATAAACCGTGGCCTTGTAAACATCAGCAAGATCGATTTCTGTATCCTTGATGAGGCAGACGAAATGCTTAACATGGGCTTTTATGATGATATTGTAAACATATTATCTACATCTCCGGATGAGAAAAGCACCTGGTTATTCTCTGCTACCATGCCGCAGGAAGTGGCGCGCATTGCTAAAGAATTTATGCGCAAGCCACTTGAAATTACAGTAGGCCATAAAAACTCAGGCTCTAGCACGGTATCTCACGAGTTTTACCTTGTTAACGCCCGCGACCGCTATGAGGCGCTTAAGCGTATAGCAGATGGTAACCCGGATATCTTCTCGGTAATTTTTTGCCGTACAAAACGTGATACCCAGGCCGTAGCCGAAAAACTTATTGAAGACGGATACAATGCTGCTGCACTACATGGCGACCTTAGCCAGGCACAGCGTGATGGTGTAATGAAATCGTTCCGTGGCAGGCAGATACAAATGCTTGTTGCTACCGATGTAGCTGCACGTGGTATTGACGTAGATAACGTTACTCACGTTATTAACTACCAGCTTCCTGACGAGATAGAAACCTACAACCACCGTAGTGGCCGTACAGGCCGTGCAGGTAAGCTGGGTACATCTATTGTAATCATTACAAAAAGCGAGCTTAGGAAAATTTCGGTTATCGAAAAAACCATCAAGCAGAAGTTTGAAGAAAAAACTATTCCTTCAGGTATTGAAATTTGCGAGATTCAGCTACTGCACCTTGCAAACAAAATACACGATGTAGAAGTAGACTCTGAGATAAATGCTTATCTTCCTGCTATAGAAGAGGTAATGAAAGACCTTACTAAAGAAGAGCTTATTAAAAAAATGGTATCGGTAGAGTTTAACCGCTTTATCAACTATTATAAGAAAAATAAAGACCTTTCTGCACAATCTGCAGGTTCCGACAGAAGGGAAAGCAACTTTAGCGCAAGTGCTGATGGTGCTGCCCGTTACTTTATCAACATAGGTTCCCGCGATGATTTCGACTGGATGCAGTTGAAAGATTTCCTTCGTGATACCCTTGGGCTTGGCCGTGATGATATCTTTAAGGTTGACGTTAAAGAAGGTTTCTCTTTCTTTAATACCGATGCGCAGCATGCAGACCTTGTTACAAGCACACTAAATGCAATGCACCTTGAAGGCCGCCGCATAAATGTGGAGATTTCTAAGAACGACGGAGGCAGGAACAACGGACGTCGCGACCATAACGGACGCAGCGGTGGCAATGGCTACGGCGGAGGCAGCTATGGTGGTAGAAATGAGCGCAGAGGCGAATCTTTTGGAGGCAGTAAACCGGGAGGTTCTCGCCCACCAAGAAGGAGCGACAGCGCACCTCGCGACCGTAAACCACGCCGCGGATAA
- a CDS encoding non-canonical purine NTP diphosphatase, with the protein MKLVFASNNKNKLEEIRHQLPTDIELLSLEDIGCHEDIPETADTIEGNAILKADYVTQRYGFDCFADDTGLEVHALNGAPGVYSARYAGEEKDANANMDKLLGALNGNINRKANFKTVIALNKNGAQHLFTGIVEGTITTEKAGDKGFGYDPIFKADGLEHTFAQISLDQKALLSHRGRAVKQLIEFLKK; encoded by the coding sequence ATGAAACTTGTATTTGCATCTAACAATAAAAATAAGCTGGAGGAAATTCGCCACCAACTTCCTACTGATATCGAATTACTAAGCCTGGAAGACATAGGCTGCCACGAAGATATTCCTGAAACAGCCGACACCATAGAGGGTAACGCCATACTTAAGGCAGATTATGTAACCCAACGCTACGGTTTTGACTGTTTTGCAGATGATACCGGCCTGGAGGTTCATGCGCTTAATGGTGCCCCGGGAGTATATAGCGCCCGGTATGCAGGCGAAGAAAAAGATGCTAATGCCAATATGGACAAACTGCTTGGCGCACTAAATGGCAATATAAACCGAAAGGCTAATTTTAAAACGGTTATAGCACTTAACAAAAACGGTGCGCAACATTTGTTTACCGGAATTGTTGAGGGAACCATTACAACAGAAAAGGCAGGAGATAAGGGTTTTGGCTATGATCCCATATTTAAAGCTGATGGGCTGGAACACACTTTTGCACAAATTTCGCTCGATCAAAAAGCGCTTCTTAGCCACCGCGGACGGGCAGTAAAACAACTCATAGAATTCCTTAAAAAATAA
- a CDS encoding DUF4870 domain-containing protein → MNKNIKTTHYTVYPQEFEQAGNSYLMSLVTVIAGLPLPIVNVLASFIFYLSNRKSGYFVRWHAIQSIIAQAIVLPFNSIFFIWTFRIIISQAILHNSHYDFDENFITFASPFYWSYVAFILLFNLFEFIAVLATAIKVRRGQNVRWYIIANITDAICSKQNHDPYRI, encoded by the coding sequence ATGAACAAAAACATAAAAACAACACATTACACTGTTTACCCACAGGAATTTGAGCAGGCGGGCAACAGTTACCTTATGTCTTTAGTTACCGTTATTGCGGGGCTGCCATTGCCCATAGTTAATGTACTGGCGTCTTTTATATTTTATTTGTCGAACAGAAAATCGGGATATTTTGTACGCTGGCATGCTATACAAAGCATCATAGCGCAAGCCATTGTATTACCCTTTAACAGTATTTTCTTTATCTGGACGTTTCGCATTATTATAAGCCAGGCAATACTACACAACAGCCACTATGATTTTGATGAAAATTTTATAACCTTTGCCTCCCCTTTTTACTGGTCTTATGTGGCATTTATTTTGCTTTTTAACCTTTTTGAATTTATAGCTGTACTTGCTACCGCCATAAAAGTACGCAGGGGACAAAATGTGCGGTGGTATATTATTGCAAACATTACTGACGCTATTTGCAGTAAACAAAACCATGACCCTTATAGAATATGA
- a CDS encoding DUF2752 domain-containing protein: MKRRRLYIILTVLLITGYAWVFWQLYGEQKSHSFTPCVFKAVTGVPCPSCGITRSLTTLAKGDLIMAAYINPLGLFAACIMLITPLWLLYDISLKKETLLKSYTRFEGIISKKWIAIPLIVLIMANWAWNIYKDL; this comes from the coding sequence ATGAAAAGGAGGAGGCTATATATTATATTAACTGTACTACTAATTACAGGTTACGCATGGGTATTTTGGCAGCTATATGGCGAACAAAAAAGCCATAGTTTTACACCCTGTGTGTTTAAGGCTGTTACCGGTGTACCCTGCCCCTCCTGCGGCATTACCCGCTCATTAACCACACTTGCAAAAGGAGACCTTATTATGGCGGCATATATAAACCCTTTAGGGTTGTTTGCCGCCTGTATTATGCTTATTACTCCATTATGGCTGCTATACGATATATCTTTAAAGAAAGAAACCTTATTAAAAAGCTACACCCGCTTTGAAGGTATTATCAGCAAAAAATGGATCGCAATACCCCTTATTGTACTAATAATGGCCAACTGGGCCTGGAACATTTATAAAGACCTCTAA